The following are encoded together in the Bdellovibrio sp. ArHS genome:
- a CDS encoding DNA cytosine methyltransferase: MLNGLDLFSGIGGISQSLAPWVRTIAYCEKEPSAQRILLSRMYRGEIDRAPIWDDVTSLRGSMLPPIDIITGGFPCQDLSSAGLQKGLGGERSGLLFHIIRLAKETKAPILFLENVKGVSPFIKAIRSEIEILGYKCRDGFISAGDVGAKHKRERWFLLAYSSGFSKNLRPAKERICDTKLMVAMEARETSDFNGIRIQEDVGQSFGFKKNEPFSIDLLEGDNWDKYADFLLRMDNGLQHRGDAIRALGNGVVPKQVETAFRILSGIGVRNESTQPQECV; this comes from the coding sequence GTGCTTAATGGCTTGGATCTATTTAGCGGAATCGGGGGCATCTCACAATCCTTGGCGCCGTGGGTGCGAACAATTGCCTATTGTGAAAAAGAGCCAAGTGCTCAGCGCATCCTTCTTTCCCGGATGTATAGAGGCGAAATCGACAGAGCCCCTATCTGGGATGACGTTACTTCTCTTCGAGGATCAATGCTTCCACCAATTGATATCATTACCGGAGGTTTTCCATGCCAGGACCTCAGCTCTGCTGGGCTTCAAAAAGGCCTGGGTGGAGAGCGGTCGGGTTTATTATTCCATATTATCAGACTTGCAAAAGAAACAAAGGCCCCGATTCTATTTCTCGAGAATGTCAAAGGAGTTAGCCCCTTCATTAAGGCTATCCGGTCTGAAATTGAAATCCTTGGCTATAAGTGCCGGGATGGATTTATTTCCGCCGGCGACGTTGGAGCAAAACACAAACGAGAACGTTGGTTCTTATTGGCCTACTCTAGTGGTTTCTCGAAAAACTTACGACCGGCAAAAGAACGGATCTGTGACACCAAGCTTATGGTGGCTATGGAAGCACGGGAAACTTCCGACTTTAATGGCATCCGAATACAAGAGGATGTCGGGCAATCTTTCGGATTTAAAAAGAACGAGCCCTTCAGTATCGACCTTTTGGAGGGCGACAACTGGGACAAATATGCCGATTTCCTTTTGCGAATGGATAATGGGCTACAGCATCGGGGCGACGCGATCAGAGCCTTGGGCAACGGCGTGGTTCCGAAGCAAGTCGAAACAGCATTTAGAATCCTTAGCGGGATAGGAGTTAGAAATGAATCAACCCAACCCCAGGAGTGTGTGTGA